In Chitinophagaceae bacterium C216, the genomic stretch GATATCGTCGAGCATATGCTCGGCCAATTTTTCCAGTCGGGCCTCCGTATAACGCATCGCCGCTGGTCCATCACCGTCTTGGTTACCGAAGTTACCCTGTCCGTCGACAAGCGTATAACGCATACTCCAGTCCTGCGCCATACGAACCATAGCATCGTATACAGACGAGTCGCCATGTGGATGGTATTTACCCAGCACTTCCCCTACCACACGTGCAGATTTCTTATAGGCCTTGTTATGTTGCAGGCCTAATTCGTTCATGGCGTATAATATGCGGCGATGTACAGGTTTTAAACCATCTCGGGCATCGGGTAAGGCACGACCTACAATTACGCTCATCGAATAATCGATGTAGGCCGATTTCATTTGCTCTTCTATATTAACGGGTATAATACGGCTGGTTTCTTGTTCCTGTGGCTCCTGATTCTCTTCCATCTAAGATATTCTTTTCTGATAGTTTAAAGATGATTATACTGTTTGTAAACGATCGTTGTGATCTTCGCAAATTTAATCTTTTATGACTGAATTGTGCTATATAAAAGCCCGATTTTTGGCCCTTTTTATACACCAGAAATCAACGAGCAAAAAGCTTGTTTTTTATAGCCCAAAGGCGTCTTTTTAAAACAAAAATACCTGCCGTTGCGGGCAGGTATTTGTAGTTTCGATCAGAGACCGACACGGTCAATAAAAGGCGTTTATTTCAAATTGAAGGCTTTTTTTACTTTACTCACATAGTCTAGTTTCTCCCAGGTAAACAATTCTACTTTTTTGATGACTTTTTTGCCATCGGGAGACACAAAGGTTTTTTCCACTACTTCATTTTTACGTCCCATATGACCATAAGCTGCAGTTTCGCTATAAATAGGATTGCGCAGCTTCAGTCTTTTTTCGATGAAGTATGGGCGCATATCAAAAAGGGTCTCTACAATTCTACTGATTTGACCATCGGTAAGAGCTACTTTAGCCGTACCATAAGTGTTTACGTTAATGCTGGTGGGCTTCGCTACTCCAATGGCATAAGATACCTGAACAAGTACTTCATCGCACAATCCGGCTGCCACTAGGTTTTTAGCGATATGACGTGTAGCATAAGCAGCACTTCTGTCAACCTTGCTAGGATCTTTACCACTAAAAGCACCACCTCCGTGGGCGCCTTTACCGCCATAGGTATCTACGATGATTTTACGACCTGTTAAGCCGGTATCGCCATGAGGTCCGCCAATTACAAACTTACCGGTAGGATTGATATAATACTTGATCTGATCATTGAATAACTTACGATATTTTGGATATTTTTTGATTACCCGAGGAATAAGAATTGTTTTCATATCCTCGCTAATCTTAGCCAGCATCTTCGCTTCGGTATCGAATTCATCGTGCTGTGTCGAGATTACGATAGTATCAATTCTGATCGGTCTATTGTTATCATCGTATTCTAACGTCACCTGACTTTTTGAATCGGGACGCAGATACTTAATCTGTTTATTTTCTCTGCGCAAAGCAGCCAGCTCAATGAGTAATGTATGTGCCAAATCCAAGGCAAGAGGCATGTAGTTCTCTGTTTCATTGGTGGCATAACCGAACATCATCCCTTGATCCCCGGCTCCTTGTTCTTCTTTATTTTTTCTATCAACCCCTTGATTAATATCGGGCGATTGTTCATGAATAGCCGATAAAACACCGCAAGAGTTGGCATCGAACATATACTCGCTCTTCGTATAGCCGATTTTGCTGATCACTCTACGAGCAATGTCCTGCACATCCAAGTAAGCTTTGGACTTTACTTCGCCGGCAAGTACTACCTGTCCGGTAGTTACCAACGTTTCGCAAGCCACTTTAGACTGTGGGTCAAACGCCAGAAAATTATCTATCAGTGCGTCTGATATTTGATCGGCCACTTTATCCGGATGGCCTTCAGAAACACTCTCCGAGGTAAATAAGTAAGGCATTGAATATTGAATTAATGAAGTCTAGTAAATTAATCGGGTGCAAATATAACATCTGCACCCGTGTGTATGAAATTTGTTCTGAGAATTATAATTTGGAGTAGACGATTCGCATCTTCATTTTCTGAGTGGGGTGATTGCCTCCGCCCAAACGTACACGACCTTTTGCAGGGGCATCAGTGGTTTGTACAATCACCTTGGTATCTCCACCATCGGGATTTCCGTTCTTTACCACTAGGTCGTAAGTAGTGTACAGACGCAAATCGCTGGGTTGAATTATACCTTTTACTACGTTTTGAACATAACGAGTGAGATTAAACCTCCACTGTCTTACTCGGGTGCTTAATGGATCGAGCGTATAGAAAGGATAAGCACCTAGGGATATATAACCAGCTGTACCAATAGTAAAGTAGGTACCTACCATATCCGCTACAGATAGGTAGACGTTCTCTACCGAGTAAGGAATAGTCTTATATTTTATAGCGGAGGTATCATAGGTGTCCATAAACAACATCGGCGGTGGCGAAAACATAGTATCACTCACATCATATATCTGCTCCATCTGTAACTCAGCCAAGTGTACTATGCGATTGCTAAGTAAAGGAAGTGCGGGTATCTTCACTACCGCATAGGTTCCGGGAGTGTTCTGAATATACACAATAGGGTCGGGTACATTATCATTAGCCACCGGTAATAACTCGCTGGAGCTGTAATCTCTAGCGATATAATTAGCCGTTGCAAGTCGTTTGGATGATGTGAATATAAAATATCCTACAGCAGTATCAATATCTCCGGGAGTGCTGGGATTTTCATAGCGATAATACACTGTTACACGTGTAGCAGTGTCGTCTAGATAAAATCCCATTAATCCGTTGCCGGAGGTTCCTACTGCCGGCTTCAGTGCTAGCCCCGCTACTTTGGTGAGAAATGCCGAATCTGTAGAAAAAGCATCGTTTACACCCGTTGTATCATAATCCAGTAATCGCTGTCCAAACTCATCATTAAGTCTAATACGCAACTGATTGGCTACAATAACGGTGTCCTTACCGTTACGGATATCTAGAATAGAGTCATTCAAGGTTTGTGGTACAATCTGCCTACTACCCAAAAAACCTACAGTCGATACAGGCTGTTCTCGTATTGAATATGCAGAGTCTCTATTCAGACCACTATATTTAAAATTATCAGTTCCCGAAATTTCAAAAACATTTATGGTTTGTGGAATGGTAGTATCGCCGTATGTTTCAATATATCGCACAGATAAGACGATAGAGTCAATATAACGTTTTCCCATAACACCTTTTAAAGTACTCTTACCACTTGCGGGTGCAATCTGGAAAAACATCTGAGCTTCGGTTTTACCGAAACTGGGATCATTCATCACGCCGAGAAACTGCTCATCAGTAAGAATGGATCGGGCCGAATCATCGGCGAAAGTGAAAATTTTATTATAGGTCTCGACCTCAATGGTAGTATCAAAAGTATGTATATTGTCAACCGGAGGAATAAGATCCAATCCCAATTCCGTTGGGAGGTTGATTTTATTACAAGAGAGCAAAGTGGCGATCAATGTTCCACAAAAAATTCCCAGTACCGGAAGAAAATACCTTTTCACTTGCAAATATTTGAAGCTAAGATAGGGTTAGTAATTTAAATATTATTCAGCAAGATCGTGATACAGTTGTAAATACTCTGTTAAATCGGAATCTTCCTTAAACTGGAGGGTTTTTTTGCCTCTTACTTTTGTAAACTCGGCCAACAACTTTTTATCTACATTGGCAGCTCCAAAAGTAATCGCATCGGCATAGGTAGCTCCTCCCCTCATCAATGCTACATTTGTACCCTCCTTAAAGGGCTCTAGATCTTTTTCTTTTATAGAAGAATGAATAAGCGCTTTGGGGATAAAGCCTTTACCCAGTTTTTCTTTAAAAGTAGTTTCGCCAATAGTGTAAACAATTTTACTATGTGCAAAAACCGGTTCCTTTTTATAAGCTGTTTTTAAATATGCAGGAATCAAACCTGTCATCCATCCGCTACAGTGAATTACATCGGGGCTCCATCCGAATTTTTTCACCGTTTCCAGTGCACCCTTACAGTAGAACACTACCCTCAAATCGTTATCGGAAAACCATTTGTCATTTTCATCATGGAAAAGCGTTTTCCTTTTAAACAACTCCTCATTTTCCAAAAAATACACTTGCAAACGGGCGCTCGGTAATGAAGCCACTTTTATTTGAAGCGGTAAATCATCATTATCTACCGTAACATTTATACCAGACAAACGCACTACTTCATGCAAACGATGCCGGCGCTCGTTAATAACTCCAAATCGAGGCATAATGCAACGCACTTCAAATCCGTTATCATTAGCCTTTATCGCGAGCTTATTAACGATTTCAGAGAATTCTGTCAACTCTAAATATGGCGACATTTCATTGGCTATAAATAAAATTCTTTTCTTTGTTGACATCGTTTATGTAATTTTTAAAGTTTGCAAAGTTACTGATTTATGAGCAAATTGCCTTAAATAAGATTATGCATTAAAAAATATTATAATGAAAGTATGTCATAAAGTAGCTGACATTCAGAAATATATATCGTATAGCAGGAAGGAAGGGAAAAGCATCGGATTTGTTCCAACTATGGGCGCTTTGCATGAAGGACACCTCTCTTTATTAAGAGCATGTAATACTCATTCAGATATAAGTGTAGTAAGCATATTCGTAAATCCTACACAATTTAATGATAAGAATGATCTGGAAAAATATCCTAAAACAATAGAGAATGATCTATTGGCATTGCTGAATGAACAATGTGCTGTATTGTTTTACCCGGATGTGGAAGAGATATATCCATCAGGGACACAGCTACAACAAACTTATGATTTGGGCGTATTAGAAACACTGTTTGAAGGCCATTACCGTCCCGGACATTTTCAGGGGGTATGTCAGGTTGTTGATAGACTTTTTTCGATTATACACCCTAATAAAGTCTTTTTCGGACAAAAAGATTATCAGCAATGCATGGTGATAAAAAAGCTTATAGCCCTTCAGCCAGCATTCAGCAATATCGAGATGCATATAGTTCCTACCGTACGGGAGCAGAGCGGGCTGGCAATGAGTAGTCGTAATTTGAGACTTTCAGAAGACGAAAAAGCGTTGGCTACAACAATTTATCAATCCTTATTGTTTATAAAGCAAAGTATAAAGCCAGGAGGCACCGATATACTCACATCACGTGCTAAAGAACAACTGGAACAAAAAGGATTTAAGGTAGATTACGTAGCCGTGGCACATGCGATCACACTTGAACCTGTACATCACTGGGATGGCAAGATTCCTCTAGTAGCACTGATTGCAGCTTATTTAGGTAATGTAAGGCTCATTGATAACATGATATTATCCTAATTTTATCTTTTTAAATAGACAATGGTCGCATTAGGAAAGCTGGTATAATTAAAATATTTTTGAGTCCCAAAATATAAATCGATGAATACGGTTAAATTAAAAAGAGTTAATGGCGAATACGGGTTTGATATCATAAATGAGAATGGCACGGTGGTAAAAACCGATACCAATCCTCAGATGGGGGGACAGGAATATGGAGCACGCCCCATGCATCTTTTACTAAATGCGCTGGCCGCATGTGCTAGTATTGATGTTATTAGTATTTTAAAAAAACAAAGACAAACCATCACCAATTATGAAGTAACTGTAAACGGTGAGCGCGAACCTAATGTAGAGCCTTCTTTATGGAAGAACATTGAAATGATATTTGAGATAACCGGTGATGTTGATGAAGATAAAGCAAAACGCGCGGTGGAAATATCGCTTAACAAATACTGTTCTGTAGCGATTACCTTAACCAAAGCCGGCGCCGATATCAAGACACAAGTTATCGTACACAAAGCGTAGTATTGCTACAACACGCTTAGGTATGTTGTGGTATTT encodes the following:
- the metK gene encoding S-adenosylmethionine synthase, giving the protein MPYLFTSESVSEGHPDKVADQISDALIDNFLAFDPQSKVACETLVTTGQVVLAGEVKSKAYLDVQDIARRVISKIGYTKSEYMFDANSCGVLSAIHEQSPDINQGVDRKNKEEQGAGDQGMMFGYATNETENYMPLALDLAHTLLIELAALRRENKQIKYLRPDSKSQVTLEYDDNNRPIRIDTIVISTQHDEFDTEAKMLAKISEDMKTILIPRVIKKYPKYRKLFNDQIKYYINPTGKFVIGGPHGDTGLTGRKIIVDTYGGKGAHGGGAFSGKDPSKVDRSAAYATRHIAKNLVAAGLCDEVLVQVSYAIGVAKPTSINVNTYGTAKVALTDGQISRIVETLFDMRPYFIEKRLKLRNPIYSETAAYGHMGRKNEVVEKTFVSPDGKKVIKKVELFTWEKLDYVSKVKKAFNLK
- the glgA_2 gene encoding Glycogen synthase, coding for MSTKKRILFIANEMSPYLELTEFSEIVNKLAIKANDNGFEVRCIMPRFGVINERRHRLHEVVRLSGINVTVDNDDLPLQIKVASLPSARLQVYFLENEELFKRKTLFHDENDKWFSDNDLRVVFYCKGALETVKKFGWSPDVIHCSGWMTGLIPAYLKTAYKKEPVFAHSKIVYTIGETTFKEKLGKGFIPKALIHSSIKEKDLEPFKEGTNVALMRGGATYADAITFGAANVDKKLLAEFTKVRGKKTLQFKEDSDLTEYLQLYHDLAE
- the panC gene encoding Pantothenate synthetase, producing the protein MKVCHKVADIQKYISYSRKEGKSIGFVPTMGALHEGHLSLLRACNTHSDISVVSIFVNPTQFNDKNDLEKYPKTIENDLLALLNEQCAVLFYPDVEEIYPSGTQLQQTYDLGVLETLFEGHYRPGHFQGVCQVVDRLFSIIHPNKVFFGQKDYQQCMVIKKLIALQPAFSNIEMHIVPTVREQSGLAMSSRNLRLSEDEKALATTIYQSLLFIKQSIKPGGTDILTSRAKEQLEQKGFKVDYVAVAHAITLEPVHHWDGKIPLVALIAAYLGNVRLIDNMILS